A window of Salmo trutta chromosome 5, fSalTru1.1, whole genome shotgun sequence contains these coding sequences:
- the c5h4orf54 gene encoding uncharacterized protein C4orf54 homolog isoform X3, translating into MSSARRSVEGLIEDSFEVDRSSPQQEGTKSGIHQPTWREPLSNTKQLKGDSSEGPIGLVIETRTASRKQDKTPEFGDKTKPECKMSNLGAFEKLQAAVKTMEQLYVFDRNEWKRKSEPHSILSDSHVLSLISSEEHGPEEEGVNVANAVAVPTFNMDKLIRRDSYPNSDKSLPAATALPVCETTPAKREAKEPPKTFHIPISRDVPKSLAQLGGTPMGTNNVFNVSSMGSGNPPTNNNNKASSQPHAVSQSPYCKGFSPVSPKLPVSVKISQQLRKAEERQRERQRERQRERQRETANSMKADMPFQFSRASAEHENYLTMPVKSHATSTKQAAASAGGGCEKTAIYTFPATGTKTQMASPPGYCGTRRQEETRQSPQKRSTIVMETRAQDTPTATIYHMPMAQSMASAQPQMYCFSPTMSPQAIPQVDHYQRTQRKMLFDPSTGNYYLVDTPVQQATRRLFDPETGQYVDVPMSQQPMSPMSMSMPQMPMPMSMSMPMPISPLALSPGSYGPTYMIYPGFMPAMPSTPTLIPTRMQSQLSMPSEQEDSGDKGGSSLPDYMDMESPYYMATGSGKSPLAGGSSMGHVQQQGRPGVQGFSNGKQPVISITSQQGPRIIAPPSFDGTTMSFVVEHR; encoded by the exons ATGTCAAGCGCTCGCCGCAGCGTTGAAGG GCTCATCGAGGATTCATTTGAAGTTGACAGGTCATCACCCCAGCAAGAGGGCACCAAAAGCGGCATCCACCAACCGACATGGAGAGAGCCATTAAGCAATACAAAACAACTGAAAGGTGATTCGTCTGAAGGTCCCATTGGACTTGTAATTGAAACCAGAACAGCTTCTAGAAAACAGGATAAAACACCTGAGTTCGGTGACAAGACAAAACCTGAGTGTAAAATGTCCAACCTGGGTGCCTTCGAGAAATTACAGGCTGCAGTCAAAACCATGGAGCAGTTGTATGTTTTTGATAGAAATGAGTGGAAGAGGAAATCAGAGCCACACTCCATATTATCAGACAGTCATGTGCTCTCTCTCATATCCAGCGAGGAGCATGGgccagaggaggagggagtgaatgTGGCCAATGCCGTGGCCGTGCCAACATTTAACATGGACAAGCTCATCCGGAGAGACTCATACCCTAACTCTGACAAATCCCTGCCTGCTGCGACCGCCCTGCCTGTCTGCGAAACGACACCAGCCAAACGAGAGGCGAAAGAGCCCCCAAAGACTTTTCACATTCCCATCAGCCGGGATGTGCCCAAATCCCTGGCTCAGCTAGGTGGAACACCAATGGGCACCAATAATGTGTTTAATGTCAGCTCCATGGGTTCAGGAAACCCccccacaaataacaataacaaggcatCATCACAGCCACATGCTGTATCACAATCACCTTACTGCAAAGGCTTCAGCCCGGTGTCTCCTAAACTTCCGGTGTCAGTGAAGATCTCCCAGCAGCTCAGAAaggcagaggagagacagagggagagacagagggagagacagagggagagacagagggagacggcCAACAGTATGAAGGCAGACATGCCCTTCCAGTTCAGCAGAGCCTCAGCTGAGCACGAAAACTACCTCACCATGCCCGTCAAGTCTCATGCCACCAGCACCAAGCAAGCCGCTGCGTCCGCTGGCGGTGGATGCGAGAAGACAGCAATTTACACCTTCCCCGCCACGGGCACCAAGACCCAGATGGCCAGCCCACCCGGTTATTGCGGCACCAGGAGGCAGGAAGAGACCCGACAGTCCCCACAGAAACGCTCCACCATCGTCATGGAGACTAGAGCCCAGGACACGCCaactgccaccatctaccacatgCCCATGGCTCAGAGCATGGCGTCTGCCCAACCACAGATGTACTGCTTCTCCCCAACCATGTCCCCACAAGCCATCCCCCAGGTTGACCACTACCAGCGCACCCAGAGAAAGATGCTCTTTGACCCCAGCACAGGGAACTACTACCTGGTGGACACCCCCGTCCAGCAGGCCACCcgccgcctcttcgaccccgagACGGGCCAGTATGTGGACGTGCCCATGTCCCAGCAGCCCATGTCTCCCATGTCCATGTCCATGCCCCAAATGCCCATGCCCATGTCCATGTCCATGCCTATGCCCATCTCGCCTTTAGCCCTGAGCCCCGGCTCCTATGGCCCCACCTACATGATCTACCCAGGCTTCATGCCCGCCATGCCCAGCACGCCTACCCTGATCCCCACAAGAATGCAGTCGCAGCTCTCCATGCCATCGGAGCAGGAAGACTCCGGAGACAAAGGCGGTTCCTCCCTGCCAGACTACATGGACATGGAGAGTCCTTACTACATGGCCACAGGGTCTGGGAAGTCTCCCTTGGCTGGAGGCTCCAGTATGGGCCACGTCCAGCAGCAGGGCAGGCCGGGGGTCCAGGGCTTTTCCAACGGGAAGCAGCCAGTGATCAGCATCACCTCCCAGCAGGGGCCACGCATCATCGCCCCGCCCTCTTTCGATGGGACCACCATGAGCTTTGTGGTGGAGCACAGGTAA
- the c5h4orf54 gene encoding uncharacterized protein C4orf54 homolog isoform X1 — METMDSSDKNRTYPKSTVVLKKRMPDSKDTTGTQDESKYVELNDLLDIDTDDTNTVTGEGSQMAIDEGNGGSRAEKKTSGDGDLMSKVTDHINGDKLKGDINTKECAKGYLSGFLGTVCFSEVPNLNENMMDSPESPRYVGNREVTAEWTPEKDAFEDVENMPVDNEDLQYTDMLTGQSESDDDVSLVLTGDCEDCVPCSTEEDEPHYITTHEIQLSELSDHDVDNDIGQGWDDNQIYSFVDYAAFDGDGTMAGREKRVKSNQGQANSGAAVSTKLESDLGDRDKCAISDESLSKNQNNVIGQIHLSIKTTSRAINEPSNVQENENIIYHAKHAGDMSRYVFRGAGDANTENVCDSAKCFIAAPGRLHFGKKLKGKDVNDYSSGASSAVSELDDADKEVRNLTARAFKSLAYPYFDAINFSTSSESSASELGLNRWSTFVDLKYGNMNMSQGREPNTGSNKSSTSSSEIAKNKDNKGYKGLALANTKPPPNKLFALNGALSGPYNASSAAKKLELMGKFGTGHGGVITLTETLNIRCNVKSGLPGSERRSKFAQNATGSRSTDEVTSTLPSVQGNEASKQPCNAGETMEGTHKKAIFASSLLKNVISKKMQFEQERKMERGEIRESYHAPSHCLLQQEPEIAHMERERATPKESKDFRRQSPKYSEASSDLTIVCVDELGDLVDTSSCDAKDECRRQDTLTLAPETNLASTNEVGFDTKKGAFEAANNTLLRSQNSAFRSWRDGELEFQKEHINDKTPEGKPSSSNDNQGETDLYTDSGNSELTKMLHLFVPSIQQLSNEREVSKQLPTMNYSTRAAADQGEGGGMKLRANNTLYVAGPRRVVTSKSPEIKISLRSVKENKSDPFNVAKLVPSNIGCNSVNLIKAGDESRCQALAAALKGESSEKVPHFTVRDIRDHRGKLQTPIHQVRDVRKLVKSSYHFVSLDNNATAGDLNSDQKLFKQGSYRNPASLSPIIIKCQSVNTNGNGNGKQSGNLIDYSKPRLIEDSFEVDRSSPQQEGTKSGIHQPTWREPLSNTKQLKGDSSEGPIGLVIETRTASRKQDKTPEFGDKTKPECKMSNLGAFEKLQAAVKTMEQLYVFDRNEWKRKSEPHSILSDSHVLSLISSEEHGPEEEGVNVANAVAVPTFNMDKLIRRDSYPNSDKSLPAATALPVCETTPAKREAKEPPKTFHIPISRDVPKSLAQLGGTPMGTNNVFNVSSMGSGNPPTNNNNKASSQPHAVSQSPYCKGFSPVSPKLPVSVKISQQLRKAEERQRERQRERQRERQRETANSMKADMPFQFSRASAEHENYLTMPVKSHATSTKQAAASAGGGCEKTAIYTFPATGTKTQMASPPGYCGTRRQEETRQSPQKRSTIVMETRAQDTPTATIYHMPMAQSMASAQPQMYCFSPTMSPQAIPQVDHYQRTQRKMLFDPSTGNYYLVDTPVQQATRRLFDPETGQYVDVPMSQQPMSPMSMSMPQMPMPMSMSMPMPISPLALSPGSYGPTYMIYPGFMPAMPSTPTLIPTRMQSQLSMPSEQEDSGDKGGSSLPDYMDMESPYYMATGSGKSPLAGGSSMGHVQQQGRPGVQGFSNGKQPVISITSQQGPRIIAPPSFDGTTMSFVVEHR; from the coding sequence ATGGAAACAATGGACTCGTCCGACAAAAATCGAACTTACCCAAAGTCCACCGTCGTGTTAAAAAAGCGCATGCCAGATAGCAAGGATACCACTGGGACGCAAGACGAGTCGAAGTACGTTGAATTGAATGATTTACTTGACATAGATACAGACGACACGAACACTGTCACCGGTGAGGGGAGCCAAATGGCGATTGACGAGGGCAACGGTGGCTCGAGAGCAGAAAAGAAAACTTCTGGAGACGGAGACCTGATGAGTAAGGTGACTGATCATATCAACGGCGACAAATTAAAGGGGGATATTAACACAAAGGAGTGTGCCAAGGGCTATCTATCAGGGTTTCTTGGAACGGTCTGCTTCTCTGAGGTTCCTAACCTGAATGAAAACATGATGGACTCTCCCGAATCCCCTAGATACGTTGGTAATAGGGAGGTCACTGCGGAGTGGACACCGGAAAAGGACGCATTTGAGGATGTAGAAAATATGCCCGTTGACAATGAAGATTTACAATACACCGACATGTTAACCGGGCAAAGTGAATCGGATGATGATGTGAGCTTGGTGCTGACCGGTGATTGTGAAGATTGCGTGCCTTGCAGTACCGAGGAGGATGAGCCTCATTACATAACCACGCACGAGATCCAGCTCTCCGAGCTTTCAGATCACGATGTCGATAATGATATCGGACAGGGGTGGGATGATAACCAGATCTACTCTTTTGTAGATTATGCTGCTTTTGACGGCGATGGAACGATggcaggaagagagaagagggtgaAAAGCAATCAGGGTCAGGCTAATAGCGGAGCGGCAGTCAGCACTAAGCTGGAAAGTGATCTCGGGGACAGGGACAAGTGCGCCATCTCAGATGAAAGTCTGTCAAAGAACCAAAATAATGTTATAGGACAGATCCACCTGTCAATCAAAACGACTTCTCGAGCTATAAATGAGCCTAGCAACGTCCAAGAAAATGAAAATATTATTTATCATGCCAAGCACGCCGGAGACATGAGTCGCTATGTTTTTAGAGGAGCTGGTGATGCAAATACGGAGAATGTCTGTGATAGTGCTAAGTGTTTCATAGCCGCCCCCGGACGCTTGCACTTTGGCAAGAAATTAAAAGGGAAAGATGTTAACGACTATTCCAGCGGTGCGTCCAGCGCCGTCAGTGAACTTGACGATGCGGATAAGGAAGTGCGCAACTTGACTGCCAGAGCGTTCAAGAGTTTAGCATACCCATATTTTGATGCCATCAATTTCAGTACCTCCAGCGAGTCCTCCGCCTCCGAGCTGGGGTTGAACAGGTGGTCAACTTTTGTTGACCTTAAATATGGCAACATGAACATGTCTCAGGGACGCGAACCAAATACAGGGTCTAATAAAAGTTCTACGTCATCCTCTGAAATTGCTAAGAATAAAGACAATAAAGGATATAAGGGTTTGGCACTGGCTAATACTAAACCGCCCCCGAACAAGCTCTTTGCTTTGAATGGTGCTCTTTCTGGTCCCTATAACGCATCTTCTGCAGCAAAGAAACTTGAGCTTATGGGAAAATTTGGGACGGGGCATGGTGGAGTTATCACGCTGACAGAAACATTAAATATTCGTTGTAATGTCAAATCAGGGCTGCCTGGGAGCGAAAGGCGCTCGAAATTTGCACAAAACGCAACAGGATCACGTTCCACAGATGAAGTTACCAGCACCTTGCCAAGCGTCCAGGGGAATGAGGCCAGCAAGCAACCCTGTAATGCAGGGGAAACCATGGAAGGCACACACAAGAAAGCAATATTCGCCTCGAGCCTTCTTAAAAATGTAATTTCTAAGAAAATGCAGTTTGAGCAGGAGCGCaaaatggagaggggggagatacgCGAGTCTTATCACGCTCCATCTCACTGCCTTCTCCAACAAGAGCCTGAAATTGCgcacatggagagggagagggctacACCGAAAGAGTCCAAGGATTTCCGAAGGCAAAGCCCGAAATACTCAGAGGCGAGTTCTGACTTAACTATTGTTTGTGTCGATGAACTAGGGGACTTAGTGGACACAAGCTCGTGCGATGCCAAGGACGAATGTCGGAGACAAGACACTTTAACTCTTGCACCAGAAACGAATTTAGCGTCGACAAATGAAGTAGGATTCGATACTAAAAAAGGAGCATTCGAAGCGGCCAACAACACACTGCTACGCAGCCAAAATAGCGCATTCAGATCCTGGAGGGACGGTGAGCTAGAGTTTCAAAAGGAACATATAAACGATAAAACTCCGGAGGGGAAACCGTCTTCGTCCAACGACAACCAGGGGGAAACGGACTTGTACACCGATTCAGGCAACAGTGAGCTAACTAAAATGTTACATTTGTTTGTGCCAAGTATCCAACAACTGTCCAATGAGAGAGAAGTTTCAAAACAGCTGCCGACTATGAATTATTCGACCCGCGCGGCCGCGGAtcaaggagagggaggaggtatgAAATTACGCGCCAACAACACCCTATACGTGGCTGGTCCGAGGAGAGTGGTAACATCCAAATCACCGGAAATTAAAATTAGTTTACGGAGTGTAAAAGAAAACAAAAGCGACCCGTTCAACGTTGCAAAGCTGGTGCCTTCCAATATAGGCTGCAACTCAGTCAACCTGATAAAGGCAGGCGACGAGTCCAGATGTCAAGCGCTCGCCGCAGCGTTGAAGGGTGAGTCCTCCGAAAAAGTACCACACTTCACGGTCAGAGACATACGAGACCACAGGGGCAAGCTGCAAACACCTATACACCAAGTTAGAGACGTGCGTAAATTGGTTAAAAGTTCTTATCACTTTGTGTCGTTGGATAATAACGCCACCGCCGGCGACCTTAACTCAGATCAAAAGCTTTTCAAACAGGGGTCTTATCGAAACCCTGCGTCGCTTTCCCCCATAATAATAAAGTGTCAGTCTGTGAATACCAATGGGAATGGGAATGGGAAGCAATCTGGAAATCTAATTGATTATTCTAAACCTAGGCTCATCGAGGATTCATTTGAAGTTGACAGGTCATCACCCCAGCAAGAGGGCACCAAAAGCGGCATCCACCAACCGACATGGAGAGAGCCATTAAGCAATACAAAACAACTGAAAGGTGATTCGTCTGAAGGTCCCATTGGACTTGTAATTGAAACCAGAACAGCTTCTAGAAAACAGGATAAAACACCTGAGTTCGGTGACAAGACAAAACCTGAGTGTAAAATGTCCAACCTGGGTGCCTTCGAGAAATTACAGGCTGCAGTCAAAACCATGGAGCAGTTGTATGTTTTTGATAGAAATGAGTGGAAGAGGAAATCAGAGCCACACTCCATATTATCAGACAGTCATGTGCTCTCTCTCATATCCAGCGAGGAGCATGGgccagaggaggagggagtgaatgTGGCCAATGCCGTGGCCGTGCCAACATTTAACATGGACAAGCTCATCCGGAGAGACTCATACCCTAACTCTGACAAATCCCTGCCTGCTGCGACCGCCCTGCCTGTCTGCGAAACGACACCAGCCAAACGAGAGGCGAAAGAGCCCCCAAAGACTTTTCACATTCCCATCAGCCGGGATGTGCCCAAATCCCTGGCTCAGCTAGGTGGAACACCAATGGGCACCAATAATGTGTTTAATGTCAGCTCCATGGGTTCAGGAAACCCccccacaaataacaataacaaggcatCATCACAGCCACATGCTGTATCACAATCACCTTACTGCAAAGGCTTCAGCCCGGTGTCTCCTAAACTTCCGGTGTCAGTGAAGATCTCCCAGCAGCTCAGAAaggcagaggagagacagagggagagacagagggagagacagagggagagacagagggagacggcCAACAGTATGAAGGCAGACATGCCCTTCCAGTTCAGCAGAGCCTCAGCTGAGCACGAAAACTACCTCACCATGCCCGTCAAGTCTCATGCCACCAGCACCAAGCAAGCCGCTGCGTCCGCTGGCGGTGGATGCGAGAAGACAGCAATTTACACCTTCCCCGCCACGGGCACCAAGACCCAGATGGCCAGCCCACCCGGTTATTGCGGCACCAGGAGGCAGGAAGAGACCCGACAGTCCCCACAGAAACGCTCCACCATCGTCATGGAGACTAGAGCCCAGGACACGCCaactgccaccatctaccacatgCCCATGGCTCAGAGCATGGCGTCTGCCCAACCACAGATGTACTGCTTCTCCCCAACCATGTCCCCACAAGCCATCCCCCAGGTTGACCACTACCAGCGCACCCAGAGAAAGATGCTCTTTGACCCCAGCACAGGGAACTACTACCTGGTGGACACCCCCGTCCAGCAGGCCACCcgccgcctcttcgaccccgagACGGGCCAGTATGTGGACGTGCCCATGTCCCAGCAGCCCATGTCTCCCATGTCCATGTCCATGCCCCAAATGCCCATGCCCATGTCCATGTCCATGCCTATGCCCATCTCGCCTTTAGCCCTGAGCCCCGGCTCCTATGGCCCCACCTACATGATCTACCCAGGCTTCATGCCCGCCATGCCCAGCACGCCTACCCTGATCCCCACAAGAATGCAGTCGCAGCTCTCCATGCCATCGGAGCAGGAAGACTCCGGAGACAAAGGCGGTTCCTCCCTGCCAGACTACATGGACATGGAGAGTCCTTACTACATGGCCACAGGGTCTGGGAAGTCTCCCTTGGCTGGAGGCTCCAGTATGGGCCACGTCCAGCAGCAGGGCAGGCCGGGGGTCCAGGGCTTTTCCAACGGGAAGCAGCCAGTGATCAGCATCACCTCCCAGCAGGGGCCACGCATCATCGCCCCGCCCTCTTTCGATGGGACCACCATGAGCTTTGTGGTGGAGCACAGGTAA
- the c5h4orf54 gene encoding uncharacterized protein C4orf54 homolog isoform X2 → METMDSSDKNRTYPKSTVVLKKRMPDSKDTTGTQDESKYVELNDLLDIDTDDTNTVTGEGSQMAIDEGNGGSRAEKKTSGDGDLMSKVTDHINGDKLKGDINTKECAKGYLSGFLGTVCFSEVPNLNENMMDSPESPRYVGNREVTAEWTPEKDAFEDVENMPVDNEDLQYTDMLTGQSESDDDVSLVLTGDCEDCVPCSTEEDEPHYITTHEIQLSELSDHDVDNDIGQGWDDNQIYSFVDYAAFDGDGTMAGREKRVKSNQGQANSGAAVSTKLESDLGDRDKCAISDESLSKNQNNVIGQIHLSIKTTSRAINEPSNVQENENIIYHAKHAGDMSRYVFRGAGDANTENVCDSAKCFIAAPGRLHFGKKLKGKDVNDYSSGASSAVSELDDADKEVRNLTARAFKSLAYPYFDAINFSTSSESSASELGLNRWSTFVDLKYGNMNMSQGREPNTGSNKSSTSSSEIAKNKDNKGYKGLALANTKPPPNKLFALNGALSGPYNASSAAKKLELMGKFGTGHGGVITLTETLNIRCNVKSGLPGSERRSKFAQNATGSRSTDEVTSTLPSVQGNEASKQPCNAGETMEGTHKKAIFASSLLKNVISKKMQFEQERKMERGEIRESYHAPSHCLLQQEPEIAHMERERATPKESKDFRRQSPKYSEASSDLTIVCVDELGDLVDTSSCDAKDECRRQDTLTLAPETNLASTNEVGFDTKKGAFEAANNTLLRSQNSAFRSWRDGELEFQKEHINDKTPEGKPSSSNDNQGETDLYTDSGNSELTKMLHLFVPSIQQLSNEREVSKQLPTMNYSTRAAADQGEGGGMKLRANNTLYVAGPRRVVTSKSPEIKISLRSVKENKSDPFNVAKLVPSNIGCNSVNLIKAGDESRCQALAAALKGSSRIHLKLTGHHPSKRAPKAASTNRHGESH, encoded by the exons ATGGAAACAATGGACTCGTCCGACAAAAATCGAACTTACCCAAAGTCCACCGTCGTGTTAAAAAAGCGCATGCCAGATAGCAAGGATACCACTGGGACGCAAGACGAGTCGAAGTACGTTGAATTGAATGATTTACTTGACATAGATACAGACGACACGAACACTGTCACCGGTGAGGGGAGCCAAATGGCGATTGACGAGGGCAACGGTGGCTCGAGAGCAGAAAAGAAAACTTCTGGAGACGGAGACCTGATGAGTAAGGTGACTGATCATATCAACGGCGACAAATTAAAGGGGGATATTAACACAAAGGAGTGTGCCAAGGGCTATCTATCAGGGTTTCTTGGAACGGTCTGCTTCTCTGAGGTTCCTAACCTGAATGAAAACATGATGGACTCTCCCGAATCCCCTAGATACGTTGGTAATAGGGAGGTCACTGCGGAGTGGACACCGGAAAAGGACGCATTTGAGGATGTAGAAAATATGCCCGTTGACAATGAAGATTTACAATACACCGACATGTTAACCGGGCAAAGTGAATCGGATGATGATGTGAGCTTGGTGCTGACCGGTGATTGTGAAGATTGCGTGCCTTGCAGTACCGAGGAGGATGAGCCTCATTACATAACCACGCACGAGATCCAGCTCTCCGAGCTTTCAGATCACGATGTCGATAATGATATCGGACAGGGGTGGGATGATAACCAGATCTACTCTTTTGTAGATTATGCTGCTTTTGACGGCGATGGAACGATggcaggaagagagaagagggtgaAAAGCAATCAGGGTCAGGCTAATAGCGGAGCGGCAGTCAGCACTAAGCTGGAAAGTGATCTCGGGGACAGGGACAAGTGCGCCATCTCAGATGAAAGTCTGTCAAAGAACCAAAATAATGTTATAGGACAGATCCACCTGTCAATCAAAACGACTTCTCGAGCTATAAATGAGCCTAGCAACGTCCAAGAAAATGAAAATATTATTTATCATGCCAAGCACGCCGGAGACATGAGTCGCTATGTTTTTAGAGGAGCTGGTGATGCAAATACGGAGAATGTCTGTGATAGTGCTAAGTGTTTCATAGCCGCCCCCGGACGCTTGCACTTTGGCAAGAAATTAAAAGGGAAAGATGTTAACGACTATTCCAGCGGTGCGTCCAGCGCCGTCAGTGAACTTGACGATGCGGATAAGGAAGTGCGCAACTTGACTGCCAGAGCGTTCAAGAGTTTAGCATACCCATATTTTGATGCCATCAATTTCAGTACCTCCAGCGAGTCCTCCGCCTCCGAGCTGGGGTTGAACAGGTGGTCAACTTTTGTTGACCTTAAATATGGCAACATGAACATGTCTCAGGGACGCGAACCAAATACAGGGTCTAATAAAAGTTCTACGTCATCCTCTGAAATTGCTAAGAATAAAGACAATAAAGGATATAAGGGTTTGGCACTGGCTAATACTAAACCGCCCCCGAACAAGCTCTTTGCTTTGAATGGTGCTCTTTCTGGTCCCTATAACGCATCTTCTGCAGCAAAGAAACTTGAGCTTATGGGAAAATTTGGGACGGGGCATGGTGGAGTTATCACGCTGACAGAAACATTAAATATTCGTTGTAATGTCAAATCAGGGCTGCCTGGGAGCGAAAGGCGCTCGAAATTTGCACAAAACGCAACAGGATCACGTTCCACAGATGAAGTTACCAGCACCTTGCCAAGCGTCCAGGGGAATGAGGCCAGCAAGCAACCCTGTAATGCAGGGGAAACCATGGAAGGCACACACAAGAAAGCAATATTCGCCTCGAGCCTTCTTAAAAATGTAATTTCTAAGAAAATGCAGTTTGAGCAGGAGCGCaaaatggagaggggggagatacgCGAGTCTTATCACGCTCCATCTCACTGCCTTCTCCAACAAGAGCCTGAAATTGCgcacatggagagggagagggctacACCGAAAGAGTCCAAGGATTTCCGAAGGCAAAGCCCGAAATACTCAGAGGCGAGTTCTGACTTAACTATTGTTTGTGTCGATGAACTAGGGGACTTAGTGGACACAAGCTCGTGCGATGCCAAGGACGAATGTCGGAGACAAGACACTTTAACTCTTGCACCAGAAACGAATTTAGCGTCGACAAATGAAGTAGGATTCGATACTAAAAAAGGAGCATTCGAAGCGGCCAACAACACACTGCTACGCAGCCAAAATAGCGCATTCAGATCCTGGAGGGACGGTGAGCTAGAGTTTCAAAAGGAACATATAAACGATAAAACTCCGGAGGGGAAACCGTCTTCGTCCAACGACAACCAGGGGGAAACGGACTTGTACACCGATTCAGGCAACAGTGAGCTAACTAAAATGTTACATTTGTTTGTGCCAAGTATCCAACAACTGTCCAATGAGAGAGAAGTTTCAAAACAGCTGCCGACTATGAATTATTCGACCCGCGCGGCCGCGGAtcaaggagagggaggaggtatgAAATTACGCGCCAACAACACCCTATACGTGGCTGGTCCGAGGAGAGTGGTAACATCCAAATCACCGGAAATTAAAATTAGTTTACGGAGTGTAAAAGAAAACAAAAGCGACCCGTTCAACGTTGCAAAGCTGGTGCCTTCCAATATAGGCTGCAACTCAGTCAACCTGATAAAGGCAGGCGACGAGTCCAGATGTCAAGCGCTCGCCGCAGCGTTGAAGG GCTCATCGAGGATTCATTTGAAGTTGACAGGTCATCACCCCAGCAAGAGGGCACCAAAAGCGGCATCCACCAACCGACATGGAGAGAGCCATTAA